The Bactrocera dorsalis isolate Fly_Bdor chromosome 2, ASM2337382v1, whole genome shotgun sequence region AACGTGATCAATTCAAATTGATGGCAGAAACGTTGCAACTAAGGTATTCTGCCTTAACGCGCAACAATGGGTACAGTGGGTGCGTGAGTATAGACGGTAATAAATCTAGTGTTGCGTCAATATTACATGAGACCCGCgaaagaaatataaaactaaCCACCGAAGTGGAATctctgaaacaaaaattaagcgAACTACGTGGTGATATTGAACTTCTTAGATCATCCAGCAAAGAAGGAAATTGTGAAAAAACTCAAATGGACATGGCTGATGATACTAATAATAGCGAAGCCCTTCAATGGAAGAAAGAACGATCAAGTTTTATCTGCCATTTggagaacttaaaaaaaaaggttttaaaatatttttcttcacttaATCCATATTCAATTAGAGATTATGTTTTAGAATTTGCAACTAGCCTttgatttaaaaactttgaTTGATGAAAAAGAAGATATCATATCCGAACGAGATGCTTACAAATGTAAGGCTCACCGGTTAAACCATGCCTTGTTAAATGCACTGAACGCGAACAAAGCGCATCCACAGGTAAAATATCTAAATCTTATAACTTGCAAAATActacaaactaaaattttatttataatgtagTTCCTTGATATTGATGGCATATTACTGGAAAATAAGTACCTGCATGAACGTTTAAAAAACTTTGAAAGCGAGCTTGATATAACCAAACAATCGTTAACCAAATACAAggtaaaaataaatgacaaaatattgattaatcTACAGACTCAAATTTCCGGGGATTTATCTAAAAACATTGTTTCATTAAAtaactaatattaaatttaacttatttcATGCTTCAAAGACTATGTTGGAAACGAAGCGTAAGAAGGGTATAATTAAACTAGGTTCTAGTGCAAATGATGAAAGTATTTTATCTCATAAACAAGGTAAAACATTAGTATGTTCGTCAAACCATTGATGTTGTGTAAAGTTAAATGtagtccattttttttttgtaaaagaaatcgtatattttaatatatttagctAAATTTGATACCCTATTCTTTATGTTCACAGTTAAAACAATGCTTGAGAATGGTGTGGACTTGCCCACAAAAACCGAAACAATTCAAGACTTAAAATCTCTTTGTTTGGCATTGCTGGATAATTTAAATGATAAACATATTGCCTTAAACCATCAGAAAAAAACCAATAAGTAAGAACAGATGCTGATGTCACAAATGAAAACACATTACTCCTTTTTTAgcattcgaaaattattttttattaataaatatatatttttttaagctagcaattattcattaaaaaaaagtttctagaatatttgttaaatcaaatttttacgGAGATAAACAAAGCAGCTTAGaaactttttactttaatttaactaattaatGAGCGCCTTAAAAACAATGCAATATTCCATTCACTATTGTGATGTGGAGGAAATTATTCGGAATTTGTTTATCATTACATATAGCGCGGTTTGTTTctaattgaattattttatataatatacccTCATAGAATTCTTGCGGCAAAAATTGCTGAATTGGACCAACGCATTCAGTGTTTATCAGGCATTGAAACTACAACCGGAACAACATCATCTTGCATTAGTGAATACTCACCTACTCAGTTATTACTGCAAGACTACAGCGCTTCATCTGTGGACTCGAGTGACATATTAGAAACAGACACAGTAACACCAACTACAGCTAATCCGAAATATTCAGTAATCCTTAAATTAAACGATACTGAAACTTTGACAACTGAAAATGAAGATTCAAAAACGTCTCGTTTGGGTATATCAGAAGACTGTGTAGACTCTCTATCAACAGAATCTGGCCGGAGTATATTATCTTCAGAGTACGGCGGTTTCGCAGAAGCTTTAGGTATACGTAGTCTCAACGAATTCTCCAAAGCTGCCATAGATGCGTACAAGGCACCATCTACCACCACAGAATCGGGAGATAACTCAAGCACAAAATACAAATCAAATTCTCAGTCACATCACGTTGACAAAGATATCGCTAGAGAAAGGTATAACGATTTAAAAGACTTACCACCAGAGCTGGCTGAGATGGTACAGCAAGCGCTCCATGAATTAGATATGCGTGATTTTGATGAAATGGTGAACATAAATGTAAGTGACTATGACAGAGCAGATAATGCAAAAGTATTCCCAAACATTGCCACTTCatatgaagttgaaaaaagagaagaaaaatcacaaacagaagtttaaaagaatttttctgcgattaaatttttaaaataggaAAATTTTATCCGAAAGTTCTTTTTTAAAGCATCGGCAAGTCCAATACAAAAAGTGTACTTTAATAATTATAGAATTACACAGAaacatgtatatgtacttatatttagttattatcACATTTCAGTGACCCAATTTAAAAGAACaattataattcaaatatagtagattgtatgtatgtatatatacacttctacaataaataaagaaattcttgtcaattttatcttatttatttcttatcagATATTTGACCCTTTTCTATAGATCCACCTAACATAGTACAATCACAGAAAAAATGAGTAACTTTTTGGAATAGTTGCAAATAACTATGCTAATGGtgacatatattttttagaatacaAATATCGACTTCAACCTTTTCCCTATCACCATACAGCAAGTGCAAAAAGTTATTTAAGACGCAGCATGGCTTTTGGGAAGAGAATGGTTCTACGTatcaataattataaaaatagtgTATAACTGTTACACAAATATTAACACACGTAGTTAGTTTTGAGTATGTCATTTTTATTAAGCACGTAAATATAGTGTGTTTTTTATCACATAATTTAAAGTGGTTTTTCAATCGAGTGTTATTcgattttaaatacatatttaacgtgtgatcaatcatgaaactctaatttcgacaaaattatttagattCATATGCATTATAAAACAGACAGTGACTTAGTGAATAGCgggcattttaaaaataaaccaaaaccCACAATTAATCCATTGATTGAATAATTATGGCCGCGCACTagaaatgtgtatgtatacatagatacacaaatatatacttatagttttcatgttatgtatgtatgtagtggctgtataaataaaaaatatttacattttccaactaaataaattatttgactaGCTTTTCTCTTTTAAGattgtttataatttcaaaTGTTACGTGTCACTCACTTTAAGacattttatactttctttAACATGTCCATTTTAAATGCAACCAATTTCATTCCCAAATTatacataataatttatttaatagaaacttATACACACCCGTTTGGTGACATACAATATTCACATCCCGCATAATTTCGCaattaagttttaataattttcaaataatgatTATTCGTCTGTGCATCGAAATCGAATATAGTAATTGTCTTATCCGTAAAAAACTGAATGACAGTTTTACACCTAAGGCGTTATTTCCTAATAATTTAACTCCCCTTTCACTCTTCACATAACATTCGTATGGTAATTGAATGAGAATATATAAAAGGAATAAAGTTATGATGGTAGAAATGAACTGAAATGattgtaaataaattgtaaGCTCTGAAACAAAAGTATTTATCACGTCTTCTGGTTAGTTACAACGGCACAAAACCTCTACAAAgtctaaataaaagtaatttatttcaaGGGCAGAGCTTTTATGCCGTCTCCTTCATATGCATATCAGTTGATAAATGACATATAATTAGTGAAGAGCACATAGTTCTCTACTAACCGCGCACACAATTCCTGACGCACAGCTGctgtaaatttatttaccaaGCAGAGCGCTGTCGTGGTGCCAAAGACTAAATTATAAAgtaaaacaatttgaaaatttcctaACCACTCGATAGCACCAAAATCCCCCAATAGATCGAAATTTGTAATgcctgaaataaaaatatataattaataaacttttatatatgAACACGTTTGTAACTCACCAATAATTCTACTGAGCAGCGGCAGTGCTGAACTTAATATTAAAACTAGCGCACAATTAAGTATTAGTTGTGCGAGGGAAGTCTTTCGTTTTTGTGGACAAACGTTGCGCATAAAAGGCATGGTATAAAAGCCAACAACAGAAGTCGCAcctaaatagaaaattaaacacACTTCTAAGCCTGCTCCAAAGGGTCCCATCTTCGATAGGGAAGTGATGCCAAGCGTAAATTGCTGAATGAAGGTAAAAGAAAGGCGATGTTAATGCATTAATTTTTCTCGTCTTGTCAAATATTAATACttagtaacaacaaaaactcacACGAGTGCTTAGCGGTAATGCTTTGATTCCAATTAGCAACTCTAGTGTATTTTGGACTACCAACAAAACAGTTATACCGgtgaaaaatagcaacaacaacattgccaGAGGATATACGAAATTTCGTTGAAACGCCGATGACTTGCGTAGTTTCTCCAACTCTCTACTTTCAGACTCCAATTCTCTCAGTCTTTGTTTGAGCTTCTGTTGCTCGGTTTGGTGATTTTCCAAAGGTTTTCGTTGATAAAGATGCCCCAACGACGTATGAGGATAATATCCATCAACATTTGTATAACCACTGCTAAAATCGTTGTGTAAACTGCCCGCGCCGCCGTTGCTGTTGATACTAATATTTAGTAGTTCAATGTCCGCAATTTTGCGCTTTAAACTGGCGATTTCCATGTAAAACACTTGGTATTCTTCATTTACGTCGCGAAGTAAATGTGGCTTCACAAGTACTTGTCCCACAACTCCAAAGAGGCGAACGAAACCAAGCGGTGTGCAaactattgaaataaaaaattaattgtaaaaatatgcatttaccATATGAAAAGACAGTACACTAAATTTTCACAACAAAACTTCTCCACATTTACCATCGAAACAATTACCCTAGAAACGAGTGGTTGCGGTTGTACAtgccaaacaaacaaaataaattttagttttaaaatagcTCTCACAAAGCAGTTGATGACGAATAAATTTTAtagttcaattttaaaaattatacgcatacatatttaagaaaattaatatggCGCAGGGAGATATGGATGAGGACTTTCTTAACTTTGAATCCAAAGTAAATCAGGTAATGAAACTATTGGAGGATATGGCGGCCGCAAATAAATCCGATGCAGAAAGTGCTGCTAAAAAGCCAGAAACGTAAGATTACCAAATAAGGtggtacgtatgtatatgtccaacaaatgtacatacaaatattttacattttatagaaAGTCCGAAATTAATCAGGATAATTTCATTGTCAATGTTCGTCAAGACCGCACAGTGCTCAATCGCAAAGCGGGTCAAAAAGACCCATCGGACAGTGGAGGTCCACAACAAATGGACAAGTACACATTTATGCAGCAGATGGAGCAGGATGCTGCCGAAAGAACCAAGATTCGACAGGAACGTGAGCGTATTGCTCAAAACTTTCGTAGGTAAATGCGTTAAGTTTAAGTAAATGTATGATtttggaattatttatttacggGAAATATCTTTATCTCACCCAAGCATGGGCAACGATGCTTATCGTAAGCAGAACTATGAAAAGGCaatacaaatgtatacaaaaGCTATTGAACACGTTAAAGACAGTCCTATATTATACAACAACCGAGCGCTATGTTATCTTaagtaattatatacatacacatatatgtatatacatatgtgacctggtctacggaaagggggcttaggtgtcaaaaacaattaatgagataacgagaaactgacgaaacgagtttatttttaacagctgtttcccagaaaactagttttcgcacgttagctcccttttcgtagaccaggtcacatatgtatatacacatttttgttaTACCATCTTAACCACATTATGTACGATATAGGTTGAGAAACTCTAAACGGGCTATTATTGATGCTGATTATGTAATTAATAAATTGGACGAGAAGAATTTGCGATCGTGGTTGTATAGAGCAGCTGCTTATCTGAGATTGGGcgatgaaaaaaattacgagaACAGCATTAAATtcgcaaagaaaaataatactaaagaAATCAGCTATATAACTGCATTTCAAGAAAAACTCAGAACTGATTTCTAAATAGATATattagattttattattttcaacttttcagccaaatatatttacatatgtatgtaaaactctTTGTGCCTTCATATTTTCATGATACTTACCGAGTAATAATAGCACTCCCAAAAATGATACACACGAATACAGAAATGGTAAATGCACACTACCTAAATCTGGAAGGAATCCAAGAAACATTTCAAAGTTTTACAATGAATCTCGCTCCATTTGACAATATGCTgacagttaaattttttttatacttgatTGTCAATAATAAACATACTTAGCAGTGATAAAAATCCGATTCTGTCTGGATCCATAACAGCAGAGAGTACATACGTAATGCCTAAAACCACCGTGGCTAAGAGGCTAAATACTGTAAATGTTTCATAAGCGCGCGCAATTATACCCTTCTTATGCCCAACGAAACCAGTAGATTCCGTAAAGAGATACGCAAAtggcaaaaatacaaataaggatagattggaaaataaaaatatatgattccAAAGACCTGCAATTATAGTGACTATAGTTATCTAAACAACTACAACTAGGCTAGTAAACTAATTAATTACCTTGTATCAAAGAACTATTGAGCCATTTTACATAATAGCTGTTAGGGTACAGCAACAGAACCTCATTGCTTGCTATTGAAATCGGGAGCAGAAGGGCGGCGCCAACAGCGATCGCCATAGAAAATGTACACAGCCAAGAGCTTTAAGCAATCAAACCAAACAAAGTATGAAATAttacacaaatgtatgtacatacatatgttcgacAGCGAattatagaatatatatttatttaaaaagtgtttAACAAATAGCTATAGAATTATTgtcatatacatttgtacatacatatatgcattacaTACCTTATACGATAGACGAGCACTTCATCTTCATCCGTGGAAAATAGATCCTCACGATCTTTCCGGCGAAAGCGCGTTATCAGCGCATAGGAGGCAAGATACAGCAACATTAAAAGCAGTAGAAATATctacgaaaaattaaataattttattaaattttgaggtGTTAATGGAAAGCGAATAAAGCTAAAGATGTTATAAAAagtgtatgcatatatagtatatcgtgacctgaaatgcaaaataatagtaacattttcataaatttacagtggcatgaatgaaacacgaaataaaatggaacatgagtgaaacaaaatattaatattggttaaaactggtttaaatatgaccgcagaaccagaaaatgttgaacatatgtaatattatgtatgtaatttgaagtagtgaagcgtaatcaataacacactcaatttcgaattttttgatgatacgttattttgcatttcaggtgacgatatatatatattccaaAATTGTTCAAGCCCTTAGGTAATGAATATGCGGACCCCAGTACTTATAGTTGACGCTTGAcagaaaatatcagtcaatggtcgagatatacaattgaaattcagacaaaATCTATTCCAAGCAAGTATAtttgtgtatcaaaaattggttgaatcgagtcaatacCTTCCAGAACACCATATAACTATataacgattttcgaacttccagatgacgttatgctggatatatcggcaaatatttgagttaacttaatgaaaattacagaacatgttctttgtgcctaaaatagatacaattggaATTAGCTGCCTTATAActtatatcaggattttcgaacatccggctgacattgctccatatgattggtgttTGTGTGTGAGGTAAATGAAACCCCAggaacttttttttactttgtggCGTGATagtagttaatagataaaataagATCGATACTaacccaactcccatatactatatgtatattgagttatgtatatataatatatgtacatatatattaaattgcttggatttcgatcttctggttgacgttttacaccttaaggtatttccctgcaAGATCATAAAATGacagttgcacccgaacttagccctttcttactttttttttcaaatatattacatgtgcgtAAAGGAGAATTGGTCATttattgttcaataaattccaCTGATAATGGAAACAATTGCGTTGATAAGTACAATATTCACACAAATAATTCAATCAATAAAGGAATGATGCGTGGACTTTGCGATACGATTATAACAAGATATCCACGACTATGCAAAATGTGCGAGGAAATTAAACTTTGATCAGATATCCAAATAcctcgaaaatttttatttttatacccttataAGACATTATAcatatcatataattttttaactaaagattgtaacacctaaaactaatcgaggtaGGTGTATATGATGGTGAGACCAATGGACAACCTAATAACAATTCCAAGGACTAAAATTCGGAGTAGTTAAATAAATGAGTTATCTACTATGACCTTATATATCTTTGCGAAAGGCAGGCACCTTTTCGTGGTGCGGGTCTTAGGCCGCAAGCTATATTCGACATCTTCCAACAATGCATGAATGCGTGCGGCGACCAACTTCACCTCCTAATCCGGGCTGTTATGCGACTGtcgtgcccattggatgatttgctgCCAGGAGGTAAATTCGCCTGTATTCTAACGGCGCtttcccaacaccgggccgaattgggaAGTAACGGTAGCGTACTAAAAAGGCAGGGCATTAGGACCCTCGCAGGGAGGGCAATAGCGGTTTCAGAGAGAGGCTTCCACAGTACCTAGAGAGGCTGTGGATAGCCTGGTCAGTTCCTGCAGGCGAGACAAGCTTCCCCTGATCCGGAGGTTTGATACAATACAGACATAAGATCAGTCTCTATTAGATATATCATTAGTagcaacttcttcttctttactgggcGTAGAATCTCTtaacgcggttatagccgagtaaaCAACAGAGCTCCAGTCGATTCTTCTTTTTGCAAGGCGGCGCCAATTGGAGGCACATAACGAAGTCAGGTCCTacttcacctggtctttctaacggggtggaggtcttcctcttgcTCTACTTCCCCgggggtactgcgtcgaatactttcagagctggagtgtttgtgcgacctagccagcgtaaccgcttttaattcgctgaactatatcaatgtcgtcgtatatcccatacagctcatcgttccgtcgaactttcgcagaacttttttctctaaaacttgtaacgtcgacGCATCTGATGTTGGCATTGTCCATGCCTATACACCATAAAGctggacgggaataatgagtgatttatagagtttagttttgttcgtcgagagaagactttacttctcaattgcctacttagtccgaagtaacacctgttggcaagagatagtctgcgttggatttcaagactgacgttattgttggtgttgatgttgATTCCATgaaagacgaaattatttacaacttcaaagttatgactgtcaacagtgtcgTGGATGCCTAGTCGCGAGTACCACGcgtgtttgtttgatgacaggagatacttCGCCTTGCCCACAGGCAAATATCATAATGGAAAATGGAGCAGTCAGTATTCTGAAAATGGCGTGAGTTTGCAAGACGGCTTGCAGTCCCAGCTGTGCTGGTGTAAATATGAGAAATGAAGTGCGACAAAAACCAAAACCGCATGTTTCTTCCAACAACAGGAATgtcggcagcaacaacaatttcttaAGCATGCACTGTCGCTTTTAGTAAGATCTTCATTTgccttttaataaataatattgttagTTGTGAGAAATCATATCTGGATGAATCTGAATGGCGCTTTTAATATcagatgtgaaaaatatttagagaAAGGGAGCCTTGATGGGGCTACTCCGAGGTAATCGGTTTAAGAGCTCAACAAGGTTGCATCTTCTATTCGCCAGGAATTGACGGCTATAAGCGGGAGTCTGTCTTGGAGCAAGCGGCTCCCTTTATAAACGTCATCAACGAAACGTTTTTCTTAAGATGGGGTTATGCCGCTGGATTTGGGACGTGTCacgtaaaaaatgtatattggaacttatcttatcttatgaCCTTATATTTCCCATTCGATCACGGTGATAATAAGTTTATCCACCAAATTGCtaagcttatacatatgtataatatcaactaTTACTTTCATTTTGCAAAGATGCAAAcatcaaacattaaaaaatcaaattctatAAATATTGCAAAGCCTAAAGGGTAAACTTGTTTTATACcgttgaaataagaaaaattcaaagtaaATGTTTACCTTgcttgaacatacatatatgtacatttgtatatgtttactaaaaataaacgaTTAAAtcgatttataataaattaacatttatatgaaaataaagctaattgtatgtatatcgaAAAGCATTGGACTATTTACACATCTACGTTGGCATGTATAATGTGTAACAAACtgtaatttatatattacttttttgtaaatattacttaaatttagaacaaaaataaaataaaacatattcacTTAATTTTTAGATTAATAGAATGGtcactaaataaaatatttaaataaaaatattttcataaattcttaCAATATTTTCGCGAAGATTGttatgaaaaatttgtaatttgatATCAGTtacttcttcctcttcctcatCCATGTCTCCAAAAAGTTTCTTGAATTTTCCGTTTGAGGCAGCCAGAATGTTATAGTTGGTGTCTTTATAATTGGCGCGTTACAATTATAGTCCAAAACACAATTCTAGATAATAGTGTAACAATTATGCAGTTTCTTTCTACTGTGCACGTACTTCTTTTGATCTGCACGGCACGCAATACGAAGTTATTTAGTGCCACAGTCATGTAATCTCTGAGAATGGGTAGATTCTTAGCAgttaattttaatgttatgtTTAAATCATACAGTTAAGAAGACAGACGAATTGGACTGTGTACCGTCGCAGAGACCTTTTAACGCCAAATATATCACAACACAAAAAAGAGCAAATAATAGAAACgcctattatttattttgtttgggttTTAAATACATTCCAATACacattaattattcaatttaatatatGCTCTTCCAATCGCAAATTTTTAatagtgaaattttaaatagattgccacaatgttattattattgttgcataTGCAACCTCAGACTACGTTGATTTGAGGCTTCTCATACTTTCCCCATTATAGAACCCGACCATTTTTTCAGTTGCACAAAGTCACAATGTTCGTAATTTAATCAATCAATTTGCTGTGGtacttctatatacatataatattaacacacattcacaaatttcataaattttgttaacAAACAATTTTTCGACCAATTCCCACGTACAAAAATCCACAAACTTCAAGAAAACGATTcagataataataacaaaatcttCAGTGTCAGGGTTGCAATTTCTAGATTTTATCATTATAATCTGCGAGTGTAACTAATTAACCGGGTAATATGATGCATTCTTTTATTCATTACAACATTCTGACCTCGTAATAATCCAAaggaattgtttttgtttgtttctaaagagactttaataaaaattctgaCGATcagcaaaatatataaaatttacgaaatttagttaaataataataagatgAAAATCGGAATGAGCTGATATTCCGCAattcaaaactccaataaattGGATGAACTCTTACACAAGAGTTTCGGGTAGTTATGTCCATTCGCTTAAAACAAAAAGCGTCGATATCTGGTAGCGATTTTGGGTAACTAACCGGCGCTTTGCCGATGGG contains the following coding sequences:
- the LOC105229533 gene encoding protein Lilipod, with translation MDEEEEEVTDIKLQIFHNNLRENIIFLLLLMLLYLASYALITRFRRKDREDLFSTDEDEVLVYRISSWLCTFSMAIAVGAALLLPISIASNEVLLLYPNSYYVKWLNSSLIQGLWNHIFLFSNLSLFVFLPFAYLFTESTGFVGHKKGIIARAYETFTVFSLLATVVLGITYVLSAVMDPDRIGFLSLLNLGSVHLPFLYSCVSFLGVLLLLVCTPLGFVRLFGVVGQVLVKPHLLRDVNEEYQVFYMEIASLKRKIADIELLNISINSNGGAGSLHNDFSSGYTNVDGYYPHTSLGHLYQRKPLENHQTEQQKLKQRLRELESESRELEKLRKSSAFQRNFVYPLAMLLLLFFTGITVLLVVQNTLELLIGIKALPLSTRQFTLGITSLSKMGPFGAGLEVCLIFYLGATSVVGFYTMPFMRNVCPQKRKTSLAQLILNCALVLILSSALPLLSRIIGITNFDLLGDFGAIEWLGNFQIVLLYNLVFGTTTALCLVNKFTAAVRQELCARLVENYVLFTNYMSFIN
- the LOC105229532 gene encoding tetratricopeptide repeat protein 12; this translates as MAQGDMDEDFLNFESKVNQVMKLLEDMAAANKSDAESAAKKPETKSEINQDNFIVNVRQDRTVLNRKAGQKDPSDSGGPQQMDKYTFMQQMEQDAAERTKIRQERERIAQNFRSMGNDAYRKQNYEKAIQMYTKAIEHVKDSPILYNNRALCYLKLRNSKRAIIDADYVINKLDEKNLRSWLYRAAAYLRLGDEKNYENSIKFAKKNNTKEISYITAFQEKLRTDF
- the C149b gene encoding coiled-coil domain-containing protein 149-A isoform X2, which produces MIIIKNNRSELPSILTSALHRKLMSKVEALRIIRKELEQFRTERDQFKLMAETLQLRYSALTRNNGYSGCVSIDGNKSSVASILHETRERNIKLTTEVESLKQKLSELRGDIELLRSSSKEGNCEKTQMDMADDTNNSEALQWKKERSSFICHLENLKKKNLQLAFDLKTLIDEKEDIISERDAYKCKAHRLNHALLNALNANKAHPQFLDIDGILLENKYLHERLKNFESELDITKQSLTKYKTMLETKRKKGIIKLGSSANDESILSHKQVKTMLENGVDLPTKTETIQDLKSLCLALLDNLNDKHIALNHQKKTNKILAAKIAELDQRIQCLSGIETTTGTTSSCISEYSPTQLLLQDYSASSVDSSDILETDTVTPTTANPKYSVILKLNDTETLTTENEDSKTSRLGISEDCVDSLSTESGRSILSSEYGGFAEALGIRSLNEFSKAAIDAYKAPSTTTESGDNSSTKYKSNSQSHHVDKDIARERYNDLKDLPPELAEMVQQALHELDMRDFDEMVNINVSDYDRADNAKVFPNIATSYEVEKREEKSQTEV
- the C149b gene encoding uncharacterized protein C149b isoform X1, encoding MLMEEEIHSQNHLDPVDFNMITEHMGDFNTSALHRKLMSKVEALRIIRKELEQFRTERDQFKLMAETLQLRYSALTRNNGYSGCVSIDGNKSSVASILHETRERNIKLTTEVESLKQKLSELRGDIELLRSSSKEGNCEKTQMDMADDTNNSEALQWKKERSSFICHLENLKKKNLQLAFDLKTLIDEKEDIISERDAYKCKAHRLNHALLNALNANKAHPQFLDIDGILLENKYLHERLKNFESELDITKQSLTKYKTMLETKRKKGIIKLGSSANDESILSHKQVKTMLENGVDLPTKTETIQDLKSLCLALLDNLNDKHIALNHQKKTNKILAAKIAELDQRIQCLSGIETTTGTTSSCISEYSPTQLLLQDYSASSVDSSDILETDTVTPTTANPKYSVILKLNDTETLTTENEDSKTSRLGISEDCVDSLSTESGRSILSSEYGGFAEALGIRSLNEFSKAAIDAYKAPSTTTESGDNSSTKYKSNSQSHHVDKDIARERYNDLKDLPPELAEMVQQALHELDMRDFDEMVNINVSDYDRADNAKVFPNIATSYEVEKREEKSQTEV